atctttccatctGGCTGGCTTAAGTCGTCCGCATGAAAAgatctttttaccaaaaaactcatattttttAGTTCCTCTAAGTaaactgtacatatatatatttttcccaatatttcaccacaattatacattccaaatgtttttggcactaagaaaactcatgaaaattgctcaaaactcgtaaccaaatgttacatgctaatgattacaacataagggggaccTAAATTTATGCACGTATATTTGGAACACAATGAGAACTAAAGGTCACGAAATAACTATGACTTAATAACCTTGGCAACACCATCTGCTCGAACGTACGACATATTCGCTTCATCGATTGTTCTCTCAACCTTCTTAATTCGCATAGGAAGATCAGTAAACAATGGTACTTCATCGAACTGGTTGTAATCATTGGGGTCTTCGATGTTGTCGATGCCGATGATCTGTTGCTTTCCGGATAtgacaatagtttttctttcatctgaaGGGTCCTTCACATAAAAAACTTGAGCCACACGCTCTGCTAAAACCCATGGATCATCCTTGTGGCCTGTTTTACTGTAATCGACTATCGTTAGCCCGTAGTCATCAACGGAAACCCCTGTTGTGTCTTTAACCCATTCACAATGGAGCACAGGGATCTGGATGTTTAGGCCATAGTCCAGTTCCCATATTTCTTGAATAGTCCCATAATACGACCTCTTTTCTCCACTCGTGTCAATCGCTTCGACACGGATCCCACTGTTTTGTGCGGTGCTTTTCATGTCCTTCGTAGTCGTACTCAAGGTAAATCTATTGATGTCGTAACCTTGCCATGAATTGACAATACTTGAAGGCCCACATGCCAGTCTTTGTAGAGTAAGTTCCTCCACAGAATCACCAACTGGCAGGTTTAGATATTTCAACCACAGAggaaagcgacgcttgtgctctCTTGATATCCAATCATTGGACCACCCTGGGAAGCaggctttgatttcttctaGGTGTCGCTCAATGAATGGCTCAACGATAGCGAGCTGTTGAAGAACGCTGTTGTGTGCCGCGGACACCTTTTTGTAATCATTATCGAAGAACTGCTTCCTACCAACAGTACCCCTTCCAGACAATCTACCTTCATGTTGATGAACAGGAATGCAAATGGCATTAGCATCCTTTATGTAGTCCATACAACACTCGACTGCCTCTTTAGTTGTGTATCCCTCTATCATTGATCCTTCCGGGTGAGCGCGATTGCGTACATAGCCTTTGAGGATCGACATGTAACGCTCATAGGCCCACATCTGATGTAAGTATAATGGACCAAGTTCAATAATCTGAGGGACGATGTGAACGATCAAATGCTCCATCATATCTAAAAATGATGGTGGGAAATACATCTCAAGCTAGCATACAGTCTCGACGGCAAATGTCTGAAGCGGACCTAATTCCAGAGGATCAAAtaccttctgcgaaattcgattgaaaaagtagcacaactttGTTATAACCACCTTTGTATGGACTGGTTTGACTGCCCTTATAGCAATTGGTAGGAACACCGTTAGCAA
This genomic window from Oryza sativa Japonica Group chromosome 12, ASM3414082v1 contains:
- the LOC136354559 gene encoding uncharacterized protein; this encodes MARLFDNTVENDTAPIARGGTYVYEITKKIKVIYGKGKKKTVKRKKADGDNGTASPFKKHSIFFKYLDYWKDLEIRHAIDVMHLEKNVFDSTVGTLLDIPSKTKDGLKLRNDLVDLSIRHDLHPVVLPNGKTEIPPACYSLTLEEKKAFCKCLQGVRVPTGFASNIRKLVSMKDLTSSGYNAHDCHRLLTVFLPIAIRAVKPVHTKVVITKLCYFFNRISQKVFDPLELGPLQTFAVETMWAYERYMSILKGYVRNRAHPEGSMIEGYTTKEAVECCMDYIKDANAICIPVHQHEGRLSGRGTVGRKQFFDNDYKKVSAAHNSVLQQLAIVEPFIERHLEEIKACFPGWSNDWISREHKRRFPLWLKYLNLPVGDSVEELTLQRLACGPSSIVNSWQGYDINRFTLSTTTKDMKSTAQNSGIRVEAIDTSGEKRSYYGTIQEIWELDYGLNIQIPVLHCEWVKDTTGVSVDDYGLTIVDYSKTGHKDDPWVLAERVAQVFYVKDPSDERKTIVISGKQQIIGIDNIEDPNDYNQFDEVPLFTDLPMRIKKVERTIDEANMSYVRADGVAKVIKS